Proteins encoded in a region of the Ptychodera flava strain L36383 chromosome 4, AS_Pfla_20210202, whole genome shotgun sequence genome:
- the LOC139130614 gene encoding pentraxin-related protein PTX3-like, translated as MTEVSICTWVRIPNPMIPHIYTFVSYATEFDVNVMRFENLYAGSYTLFAIITGRQFTFLEEPGFDTWTFWCFTWSMNPEHYLLYLNAAAVFTVDVPGNPSNIMIEGGGVLILGQEQGELGNSFNELKSFQGSITEFHLWNRFIREQEIRILMEAYVNKSPYGGYCQVNQGKEGG; from the exons ATGACGGAAGTTTCAATTTGTACGTGGGTCAGAATACCAAATCCAATGATACCGCATATCTACACGTTTGTATCATATGCAACAGAATTTGATGTTAACGTGATGCGCTTTGAGAACCTATATGCCGGTAGCTACACATTATTTGCTATTATTACGGGGAGGCAGTTCACGTTCCTTGAAGAGCCTGGTTTTGATACGTGGACCTTTTGGTGTTTTACTTGGAGCATGAATCCCGAGCATTACCTGCTGTATCTCAACGCAGCTGCTGTGTTTACTGTTGACGTGCCGGGCAACCCTAGTAATATAATGATTGAGGGAGGCGGGGTTCTGATACTTGGACAGGAACAAGGCGAACTTGGAAATAGTTTCAATGAACTCAAATCCTTTCAGGGCAGTATAACGGAATTTCATCTTTGGAATCGTTTCATCAGGGAGCAAGAGATAAGAATACTCATGGAAG CTTATGTGAATAAATCTCCATATGGCGGCTATTGTCAAGTCAACCAAGGCAAAGAAGGTGGGTAA